A genomic stretch from Canis lupus familiaris isolate Mischka breed German Shepherd chromosome 17, alternate assembly UU_Cfam_GSD_1.0, whole genome shotgun sequence includes:
- the LOC119863969 gene encoding D-3-phosphoglycerate dehydrogenase isoform X5 — protein MADPFGCICCLLLFSAHIHPKSAGMQGLPLWQNGCKAVLKTGCGQECLLPQDCEGLIVRSATKVTADVINAAEKLQVVGRAGTGVDNVDLEAATRKGILVMNTPNGNSLSAAELTCGMIMCLARHIPQATASMKDGKWERKKFMGTELNGKILGILGLGRIGREVATRMQSFGMKTVGYDPIIAPEVSASFGVQQLPLEEIWPLCDFITVHTPLLPSTTGLLNDSTFAQCKKGVRVVNCARGGIVDEGALLRALRSGQCAGAALDVFTEEPPRDRALVEHERVISCPHLGASTKEAQSRCGEEIAIQFVDMVKGKSLAGVVNAQALTSAFSPHTKPWIGLAEALGTLMQAWAGSPKGTIQVVTQGTPLKNAGNCLSPAVIVGLLKDTASQADVNLVNAKLLVQEAGLSVTTSHNPAVPGEQGCGECLLTVALAGAPYQAAGWVQGSTPVLHALNGAVFRPEVPLRRGLPLLLSRAQPSPPEMLPTMIGLLAEAGVQLLSYQTSVVSDGETWHVMGISSLLPSLEAWKQHVTEAFQFLF, from the exons ATGGCAGACCCTTTCGGATGCATATGCTGTCTGCTTCTTTTCTCTGCGCACATACATCCGAAGTCGGCCGGCATGCAGGGACTCCCACTCTGGCAGAATGGGTGCAAGGCGGTCTTGAAGACCGGCTGTGGACAAGAGTGTCTTCTGCCCCAGGACTGTGAAGGCCTCATCGTCCGCTCGGCCACCAAGGTGACTGCTGACGTCATCAACGCAGCAGAGAAGCTCCAGGTGGTGGGCAGGGCTGGCACAGGCGTGGACAATGTGGACCTGGAGGCTGCAACCAGGAAGGGCATTCTGGTCATGAA CACCCCCAATGGGAACAGCCTGAGTGCTGCAGAGCTCACCTGTGGGATGATCATGTGCCTGGCCAG GCACATCCCCCAGGCGACAGCTTCCATGAAGGACGGCaagtgggaaaggaagaag TTCATGGGAACAGAGCTAAATGGGAAGATCCTGGGAATTCTTGGCCTGGGCAGAATTGGGAGAGAGGTGGCCACTCGAATGCAGTCCTTTGGGATGAAG ACCGTAGGGTACGACCCCATCATTGCGCCAGAGGTCTCGGCCTCCTTTGGTGTCCAGCAGCTGCCCCTGGAGGAGATCTGGCCTCTCTGTGACTTTATCACTGTGCACACACCTCTGCTGCCCTCCACCACAG GCCTGCTGAACGACAGCACCTTTGCCCAGTGCAAGAAGGGGGTGCGCGTGGTGAACTGCGCTCGGGGAGGGATCGTGGACGAGGGGGCCCTGCTCCGGGCCCTGCGCTCTGGCCAGTGTGCTGGTGCCGCGCTGGACGTGTTTACAGAG GAGCCGCCACGGGACCGAGCCTTGGTGGAGCATGAGCGCGTCATCAGCTGCCCCCACCTGGGCGCCAGCACCAAGGAGGCCCAGAGCCGCTGCGGGGAAGAGATCGCCATCCAGTTTGTGGACATGGTGAAGGGGAAATCTCTGGCAGGCGTC GTGAATGCCCAGGCCCTTACCAGTGCCTTCTCTCCACACACCAAGCCTTGGATTGGTCTCGCAGAAGCTCTGGGGACGCTGATGCAAGCCTGGGCTGGATCCCCCAAAGGGACCATCCAGGTGGTAACACAGG GGACGCCCCTGAAGAACGCCGGCAACTGCCTAAGCCCTGCAGTCATTGTCGGCCTCCTAAAGGACACTGCCAGTCAGGCGGATGTGAACTTGGTGAACGCCAAGCTGCTGGTGCAAGAGGCCGGGCTCAGT GTAACCACCTCCCACAACCCCGCTGTGCCCGGGGAGCAGGGCTGTGGGGAATGCCTGCTGACCGTGGCCCTGGCAGGTGCCCCCTACCAGGCGGCGGGCTGGGTGCAGGGCTCGACACCTGTGCTGCACGCGCTCAACGGAGCTGTCTTCAGACCGGAAGTGCCTCTGCGCAGgggcctgcccctgctcctgtccCGGGCTCAGCCGTCTCCTCCTGAGATGCTGCCCACCATGATTG GCCTCCTGGCAGAGGCAGGCGTGCAGCTGCTGTCCTACCAGACCTCGGTGGTGTCAGATGGGGAGACCTGGCACGTCATGGGCAtctcctccctgctgcccagcCTGGAAGCGTGGAAGCAACATGTGACCGAGGCTTTCCAGTTCCTCTTCTAA
- the LOC119863969 gene encoding D-3-phosphoglycerate dehydrogenase isoform X6, with translation MAFANLRKVLISDSLDPCCRQILQDGGLQVVEKQNLSKEELMAELRDCEGLIVRSATKVTADVINAAEKLQVVGRAGTGVDNVDLEAATRKGILVMNTPNGNSLSAAELTCGMIMCLARHIPQATASMKDGKWERKKFMGTELNGKILGILGLGRIGREVATRMQSFGMKTVGYDPIIAPEVSASFGVQQLPLEEIWPLCDFITVHTPLLPSTTGLLNDSTFAQCKKGVRVVNCARGGIVDEGALLRALRSGQCAGAALDVFTEEPPRDRALVEHERVISCPHLGASTKEAQSRCGEEIAIQFVDMVKGKSLAGVVNAQALTSAFSPHTKPWIGLAEALGTLMQAWAGSPKGTIQVVTQGTPLKNAGNCLSPAVIVGLLKDTASQADVNLVNAKLLVQEAGLSVTTSHNPAVPGEQGCGECLLTVALAGAPYQAAGWVQGSTPVLHALNGAVFRPEVPLRRGLPLLLSRAQPSPPEMLPTMIGLLAEAGVQLLSYQTSVVSDGETWHVMGISSLLPSLEAWKQHVTEAFQFLF, from the exons ATGGCCTTCGCAAATCTGCGGAAAGTGCTCATCAGTGACAGCCTGGACCCTTGCTGCCGGCAGATCCTGCAGGATGGAGGGCTGCAGGTGGTGGAGAAGCAGAACCTGAGCAAAGAGGAGCTGATGGCCGAGCTGCGG GACTGTGAAGGCCTCATCGTCCGCTCGGCCACCAAGGTGACTGCTGACGTCATCAACGCAGCAGAGAAGCTCCAGGTGGTGGGCAGGGCTGGCACAGGCGTGGACAATGTGGACCTGGAGGCTGCAACCAGGAAGGGCATTCTGGTCATGAA CACCCCCAATGGGAACAGCCTGAGTGCTGCAGAGCTCACCTGTGGGATGATCATGTGCCTGGCCAG GCACATCCCCCAGGCGACAGCTTCCATGAAGGACGGCaagtgggaaaggaagaag TTCATGGGAACAGAGCTAAATGGGAAGATCCTGGGAATTCTTGGCCTGGGCAGAATTGGGAGAGAGGTGGCCACTCGAATGCAGTCCTTTGGGATGAAG ACCGTAGGGTACGACCCCATCATTGCGCCAGAGGTCTCGGCCTCCTTTGGTGTCCAGCAGCTGCCCCTGGAGGAGATCTGGCCTCTCTGTGACTTTATCACTGTGCACACACCTCTGCTGCCCTCCACCACAG GCCTGCTGAACGACAGCACCTTTGCCCAGTGCAAGAAGGGGGTGCGCGTGGTGAACTGCGCTCGGGGAGGGATCGTGGACGAGGGGGCCCTGCTCCGGGCCCTGCGCTCTGGCCAGTGTGCTGGTGCCGCGCTGGACGTGTTTACAGAG GAGCCGCCACGGGACCGAGCCTTGGTGGAGCATGAGCGCGTCATCAGCTGCCCCCACCTGGGCGCCAGCACCAAGGAGGCCCAGAGCCGCTGCGGGGAAGAGATCGCCATCCAGTTTGTGGACATGGTGAAGGGGAAATCTCTGGCAGGCGTC GTGAATGCCCAGGCCCTTACCAGTGCCTTCTCTCCACACACCAAGCCTTGGATTGGTCTCGCAGAAGCTCTGGGGACGCTGATGCAAGCCTGGGCTGGATCCCCCAAAGGGACCATCCAGGTGGTAACACAGG GGACGCCCCTGAAGAACGCCGGCAACTGCCTAAGCCCTGCAGTCATTGTCGGCCTCCTAAAGGACACTGCCAGTCAGGCGGATGTGAACTTGGTGAACGCCAAGCTGCTGGTGCAAGAGGCCGGGCTCAGT GTAACCACCTCCCACAACCCCGCTGTGCCCGGGGAGCAGGGCTGTGGGGAATGCCTGCTGACCGTGGCCCTGGCAGGTGCCCCCTACCAGGCGGCGGGCTGGGTGCAGGGCTCGACACCTGTGCTGCACGCGCTCAACGGAGCTGTCTTCAGACCGGAAGTGCCTCTGCGCAGgggcctgcccctgctcctgtccCGGGCTCAGCCGTCTCCTCCTGAGATGCTGCCCACCATGATTG GCCTCCTGGCAGAGGCAGGCGTGCAGCTGCTGTCCTACCAGACCTCGGTGGTGTCAGATGGGGAGACCTGGCACGTCATGGGCAtctcctccctgctgcccagcCTGGAAGCGTGGAAGCAACATGTGACCGAGGCTTTCCAGTTCCTCTTCTAA